CCTGATCAACATTCGTCCCGTGGTCGCTGCGCTGAAGGAGTTCTTCGGCACCTCGCAGCTCTCGCAGTTCATGGACCAGACCAACCCGATCGCCGGCCTGACGCACAAGCGTCGCCTCTCGGCCCTCGGTCCCGGTGGTCTGTCCCGTGACCGCGCCGGCATGGAGGTCCGTGACGTCCACCCGTCGCACTACGGCCGCATGTGCCCGATCGAGACCCCGGAAGGCCCCAACATCGGCCTGATCGGGTCACTGGCCTCCTACGGCCGGATCAACCCGTTCGGCTTCGTCGAGACCCCCTACCGCCGCGTGGTGAAGGGTGTCGTCACCGACGAGATCGACTACCTGACGGCCGACGACGAGGACCGCTACGTCATCGCCCAGGCCAACGCCCCCCTCGACGCGAAGATGAAGTTCGTCGAGGAGCGCGTGCTGGTCCGCCAGAAGAACGGCGAGGTCGACGCCATCCTGGCCGAGGAGGTCGACTACATGGACGTCTCGCCGCGCCAGATGGTGTCGGTCGCGACGGCCCTGATCCCCTTCCTCGAGCACGACGACGCCAACCGCGCGCTCATGGGCGCCAACATGCAGCGCCAGGCCGTGCCGCTGATCACCAGCGACAGCCCGCTGGTCGGCACCGGCATGGAGTACCGCGCCGCCGTCGACGCCGGTGACGTGGTCGTCGCCGACAACGCCGGTGTGGTCAAGGAGGTGTCCGCCGACGCCATCGAGACGATGAACGACGACGGCACCTACCAGACCTACCGTCTGGCCAAGTTCCGTCGCTCCAACCAGGGCACCTGCATCAACCAGCGTCCGCTGGTCAAGGCCGGTGACCGCCTCGAGGTCGGCACGCCGATCGCCGACGGTCCCTGCACCGACGACGCCGAGATGGCGCTGGGCACCAACCTGCTCGTCGCCTTCATGCCGTGGCAGGGCCACAACTACGAGGACGCGATCATCCTCAGCCAGCGCCTGGTGCAGGAGGACGTCCTCACCTCGATCCACATCGAGGAGCACGAGGTCGACGCCCGCGACACCAAGCTCGGGCCCGAGGAGATCACGCGCGACATCCCCAACGTCTCCGAGGAGGGCCTGGCCGACCTCGACGAGCGGGGCATCATCCGCATCGGCGCCGAGGTCACCACCGGTGACATCCTGGTCGGCAAGGTCACGCCCAAGGGCGAGACCGAGCTCACCCCCGAGGAGCGCCTGCTCCGCGCGATCTTCGGCGAGAAGGCGCGCGAGGTGCGCGACACCTCGATGAAGGTGCCCCACGGCGAGTCCGGCACGGTCATCGGCGTGCGCGTCTTCGACCGCGAGGACGGCGACGACCTGCCTCCGGGCGTCAACCAGCTGGTGCGCGTCTACGTCGCGCAGAAGCGCAAGATCTCGGTCGGCGACAAGCTCGCCGGGCGCCACGGCAACAAGGGCGTCATCGCCAAGATCCTGCCGATCGAGGACATGCCGTTCATGGAGGACGGCACGCCGGTCGACGTCGTGCTCAACCCGCTGGGTGTGCCGCGACGCATGAACATCGGCCAGATCCTCGAGCTGCACCTGGGCTGGCTGGCCAAGCAGGGCTGGGACCTCAACCTCTCCGGCGAGAAGGGTGAGTCCGACTGGAAGAAGCGCCTCATCTCGATCGGCGCCGACCAGGCCGCGCCCAACACCAAGGTCGCGACCCCGGTGTTCGACGGTGCCCGTGAGGACGAGATCACCGGTCTGCTCGGCTCCACGCTCCCCAACCGCGACGGTGAGCGGATGGTCAAGGAGGACGGCAAGGCCAACCTCTTCGACGGTCGCTCGGGTGAGCCGTTCCCGGCGCCGGTGGCGGTCGGCTACATGTACATCCTCAAGCTGCACCACCTCGTCGACGACAAGATCCACGCTCGCTCGACCGGCCCCTACTCGATGATCACGCAGCAGCCCCTGGGCGGTAAGGCCCAGTTCGGCGGCCAGCGGTTCGGCGAGATGGAGGTCTGGGCGATGGAGGCCTACGGCGCCGCCTACGCCCTGCAGGAGCTGCTGACGATCAAGTCCGACGACGTGCCGGGCCGCGTGAAGGTCTACGAGGCCATCGTGAAGGGCGAGAACATCCCCGACTCCGGCATCCCCGAGTCGTTCAAGGTGCTCGTCAAGGAGATGCAGTCGCTCTGCCTCAACGTGGAGGTGCTGTCGCAGGACGGCTCCACCATCGAGATGAAGGACGCCGAGGAAGACGTCTTCCGGGCTGCCGAGGAGCTCGGCATCGACCTGTCCCGCCGCGAGCCCAGCTCCGTCGAAGAAGTCTGAGTCACCGGTGCGCCGGCCCCGGCCGGCGCACCGCCCTCAGTCCCACGCTCCACTTTCCACGTACTAACGAAGGACTGCAGCCATCGTGCTCGACGTTAACTTCTTCGACCAGCTTCAGATCGGCCTGGCCACCGCGGACGACATCCGCACGTGGAGCCACGGTGAGGTCAAGAAGCCGGAGACCATCAACTACCGCACGCTCAAGCCCGAGCGTGACGGCCTCTTCTGCGAGAAGATCTTCGGTCCCACCCGGGACTGGGAGTGCTACTGCGGCAAGTACAAGCGCGTGCGCTTCAAGGGCATCATCTGCGAGCGCTGCGGCGTCGAGGTGACCCGTTCCAAGGTGCGCCGCGAGCGGATGGGCCACATCGAGCTCGCCGCTCCCGTGACCCACATCTGGTACTTCAAGGGCGTCCCCTCGCGCTTGGGCTACCTGCTGGACCTGGCGCCGAAGGACCTCGAGAAGGTCATCTACTTCGCCGCCTACATGATCACCTCGGTCGACGAGGACGCCCGTCACCGCGACATGGACTCCCTCGAGAACAAGGTGGGCCTGGAGCGCGAGCGCCTCGAGAAGCGTCGCGACGCCTCCGTGGAGGACCGCGCCAAGAAGCTCGAGGAGGACCTCGCCACCCTCGAGGCCGAGGGTGCCAAGGCCGACGCCAAGCGCAAGGTGCGCGACGGTGCCGACCGCGAGATGAACCAGCTCCGCGACCGCGCCAACCGTGAGATCGCGCGCCTCGAGGAGGTCTGGGACACCTTCAAGAGCCTCAAGGTCCAGGACCTGCTCGGCGACGAGCTGCTCTACCGCGAGATGAAGACCTGGTTCGGCAAGTACTTCGAGGGCCACATGGGCGCCACGGCGATCCAGAAGCGCCTCCAGGACTTCGACATCGAGGCCGAGGTGGAGTCGCTGCGCGACACCATCGCCAACGGCAAGGGCCAGCGCAAGGTCCGCGCCCTCAAGCGGCTCAAGGTCGTCGACGCCTTCCGCAAGACCGGCAACCAGCCCATCGGCATGGTGCTCGACGCCGTCCCGGTGATCCCGCCGGACCTGCGCCCGATGGTCCAGCTCGACGGTGGCCGCTTCGCCACCTCCGACCTCAACGACCTCTACCGCCGCGTCATCAACCGCAACAACCGCCTCAAGCGGCTGCTCGACCTCGGTGCCCCCGAGATCATCGTCAACAACGAGAAGCGGATGCTGCAGGAGGCCGTCGACAGCCTCTTCGACAACGGTCGTCGCGGTCGTCCGGTCACCGGACCGGGCAACCGGCCGCTGAAGTCGCTGTCCGACATGCTCAAGGGCAAGCAGGGTCGCTTCCGCCAGAACCTGCTCGGCAAGCGCGTCGACTACTCCGGTCGTTCGGTCATCGTCTCGGGCCCGCAGCTCAAGCTCCACCAGTGCGGCCTGCCCAAGCAGATGGCGCTCGAGCTCTTCAAGCCGTTCGTGATGAAGCGCCTCGTCGACCTCTCGCACGCGCAGAACATCAAGTCGGCCAAGCGCATGGTCGAGCGCGCCCGCCCGGTCGTGTGGGACGTCCTCGAAGAGGTCATCACCGAGCACCCCGTGCTGCTCAACCGTGCGCCCACCCTGCACCGCCTCGGCATCCAGGCCTTCGAGCCGCAGCTGATCGAGGGCAAGGCCATCCAGATCCACCCGCTCGTGTGCGGCGCGTTCAACGCCGACTTCGACGGTGACCAGATGGCCGTGCACCTCCCGCTGTCCGCGGAGGCGCAGGCCGAGGCCCGCATCCTGATGCTCTCGACCAACAACATCCTCAAGCCCTCGGACGGCCGTCCGGTGACCATGCCCTCGCAGGACATGATCATCGGCCTGTTCTGGCTGACCACGGACCGCGAGGGCGAGCCCGGCGAGGGTCGCGTCTTCTCGTCGCCGGCCGAGGCGATCATGGCCTTCGACCGCCGTGAGATCTCGCTGCAGAGCAAGATCAGCATCCGCCTCACCGACGTGGTGCCCCCGCTCGACCTCGAGGTCGGCTCGGACTGGGAGGAGCGCACCGCGCTCCGGCTCGAGACCACCCTGGGCCGGGTCTACTTCAACGACACCCTCCCGGCGGACTACCCCTTCGTCAACGAGGAGGTCGGCAAGAAGCGCCTCGGCTCGATCGTCAACGACCTCGCCGAGCGCTACACCAAGGTGCAGGTCGCGGCCTCGCTCGACGCCCTCAAGGACGCCGGCTTCCACTGGGCCACGCGCTCGGGTGTGACCGTCTCGATCGACGACGTCACCACGCCCGACAACAAGGCCGAGATCCTGGGCCGCTACGAGGCGCAGGCCGAGAAGGTCCAGAAGAACTACGAGCGCGGTGTGATGACCGACGACGAGCGTCGTCAGGAGCTCATCGAGCTGTGGACCCAGGCTGCGGCCGAGGTCGGTCGCGCGATGGAGGCCAACTTCGACCGCGCCAACCCGATCTACATGATGGTCGACTCGGGTGCCTCCGGAAACATGAACCAGATCCGGCAGGTCGCGGCCATGCGTGGACTGGTGGCCAACCCGAAGGGCGAGATCATCCCGCGCCCGATCAAGGCCAACTTCCGCGAGGGCCTGACGGTGCTCGAGTACTTCATCGCCACCCACGGTGCCCGCAAGGGCCTCGCCGACACCGCGCTCCGCACCGCCGACTCGGGCTACCTGACCCGTCGTCTGGTGGACGTCTCGCAGGACGTCATCATCCGTGAGGACGACTGCGGCACCGAGCGCGGCCTGCCCAAGCGGATCGACGACGAGCACGTGGAGACCTCGGCCTACGCCCGGTCCGCGGCCGTCGAGATCACCCACCCGGAGACGGGCGAGGTGCTCGCCGCCGCCGGTGAGGACCTCGGCGACGTCAAGATCGGCGAGCTCGTGGCCGCCGGCATCACCGAGGTCAAGGTCCGCTCCGTGCTGACCTGCGACGCCCGCACCGGCACCTGTGCCAAGTGCTACGGCCGCTCGCTGGCCACCGGCAAGCTCGTCGACATCGGCGAGGCGGTCGGCATCATCGCCGCCCAGTCGATCGGTGAGCCCGGCACGCAGCTGACGATGCGTACCTTCCACACCGGTGGTGTGGCCTCGGCCGACGACATCACGCAGGGTCTGCCCCGTGTGGTCGAGCTCTTCGAGGCCCGCTCGCCCAAGGGTCGTACGCCGATCGCGGAGTCCGCGGGACGCGTGAAGATCGAGGAGACCGACAAGGCCCGCGTCGTCGTGGTCACCCCCGACGACGGCTCCGAGGTCCAGGAGATCCCGGTGTCGAAGCGCTCGCGCCTCAACGTCGAGGACGGCGACCACATCGACGTGGGTCACCACATCACCTCCGGTACGCCCGACCCGCAGGACGTCCTGCGCATCCTGGGTGTCCGCAAGGCCCAGGAGCACCTGGTCGACGAGGTCCAGGAGGTCTACCGCTCGCAGGGCGTGGCGATCCACGACAAGCACATCGAGATCATCGTGCGGCAGATGCTGCGGCGCGTGACGGTCATCGAGTCCGGTGACACCAACCTGCTCCCGTCCGACCTGGTCGACCGGGTTCGGTTCGAGGAGGAGAACCGGCGCGTGGTCTCCGAGGGCGGCAAGCCGGCCTCGGGTCGTCCGGTGCTCATGGGCATCACCAAGGCCTCGCTCGCGACCGAGTCGTGGCTCTCGGCGGCCTCCTTCCAGGAGACCACCCGGGTGCTCACCGACGCCGCGATCAACGGCCGCTCCGACAGCCTGCGAGGGCTGAAGGAGAACGTGATCATCGGCAAGCTCATCCCGGCCGGCACCGGCCTCGAGCGCTACCGCAACATCCGGGTGGAGCCGACCGAGGAGGCCCGCGCCGCGGCCTACTCGGTCACCGGCTACGACTCCTACGACTACGACTTCGGTCCGTCGTCGCAGGCCGTCGCACTCGACGACTTCGACTTCGGTTCCTACCAGAACTGAGGCGGTCGACGCAGGCCCCGGCTCCTCACGGAGCCGGGGCCTGCGCCCATTTCTGCCCCGCTCGGTGCGCCTGAGAGAATCCCGTCGTGACACCCCCCTCCTCCCGCCCCACCTCGGCCGACGTGCTCGTCGTCGGCGCCGGCCCCGCCGGGTCCGCCGCCGCTGCGTGGGCCGCCCGTGCCGGGCTCGACGTCGTGCTGGCCGACGCCGCCACCTTCCCCCGCGACAAGACCTGCGGTGACGGACTGACTCCTCGTGCCATCGGGGAGATGCAGCGGCTCGGGCTCGAGGACTGGCTGCGCGCCCACACCGTCAACCAGGGCCTGCGCGCCCACGGCTTCGGCCAGACGCTGCTGCTGCCGTGGCCGGGCGGCTCGCTGCCCGACTGGGGCTCTGCGGTCGCGCGCACCGAGCTCGACGACCACCTGCGCACCGTCGCGATCAAGAGCGGCGCCCGCGCCGTCGACGGCGCCCGCGCGGTCGGCGTACGCCGCGAGGGCGACCGGGTCGCTGCCGTGGAGCTCCGCGACGCCGAGGGCACCTACGAGGTCGCCTGCCAGTGGCTCGTGGTCGCCGACGGCGTCCGCTCGCCGCTCGGCAAGCTGCTGGGCCGCGAGTGGCACCGCGACACCGTCTACGCCGTCGCCGGCCGCGCCTACGTCGACTCCGAGCTCTCCGACGACCCGTGGATCAGCTCCCACCTCGAGCTGCGCGACGAGGAGGGCGCGCTGGTCTCGGGCTACGGGTGGATCTTCCCGCTGGGCGACGGCACGGTGAACCTCGGCGCCGGCACCCTGGCGACGAGCAGGCGTCCCGCCGAGGTGGCCATCAAGCCGCTGATGCAGACCTACGCCGACACGATCGGCGCCGACTTCGGGCTCTCGGGCGAGCTCCGGATGCCGACGTCGGCGCTGCTGCCGATGGGCGGCGCGGTCAGCAACGTCGCCGGGCCCAACTGGGCGCTGATCGGTGACGCCGCGGCGTGCGTCAACCCGCTCAACGGCGAGGGCATCGACTACGGCATGGAGACGGGCCGTCTCGTCGCCGAGCACCTCGCCAGCGGCACCGGGCTCGGTGAGGCCTGGCGATCGACCCTCGTCGAGCACTACGGCGAGGCGTTCTCGATCGCCCGCCGCCTCGCCGGGATCGCGACCCAGCCGAAGGTCGTCTCCACCCTCGGCCCGGCCGGGATGCGCTCGGACTGGCTGATGACGCTCGCGCTGCGCTGGATGGGCAACCTCGTCGACGACGCCGACCGCGACCGCGCGGCCCGGGTCTGGCGCTGGGCCGGTCGTCGCTCGATGGCGCGCGACGCGCGACCGCCGTTCGCGTGAGCCGCGAGCGCACCTACCGGGCCGCCGTCGCGCTCGGGAGGGTGGGGATGCGCGCCCTGCGGATGCAGGTGACCGGGTTCGGGG
The sequence above is drawn from the Nocardioides sp. zg-1228 genome and encodes:
- a CDS encoding DNA-directed RNA polymerase subunit beta, encoding MAARSSAGNHRRTSFAKITEPLEVPPLISLQTSSFDWLVGGERWEAEVAARRAAGEDVSEKTGLQEIFEEISPIEDFSETMMLSFDNPVFLDEKYTEEECKEKDFTYSRPLYVSAEFMNHETGEIKGQTVFMGDFPMMTRKGTFIINGTERVVVSQLVRSPGVYFESSPDKTSDKDIFTAKLIPSRGAWLEFEIDKRDLVGVRLDRKRKQNVTVLLKALGWTTEQIREEFGQYESMMLTLEKDSVRYETVYDELQKKARGEAPTAEQVNDEVTRLALLDIYRKLRPGEPPTAEAAQTLLNNYYFNPKRYDLAKVGRYKINKKLGLQEAFDQQTLTIDDVVAAIRYVVQLHDAGVQAEAPDLLDAAGNVVEGPDGAPVKVQADDIDHFGNRRMRTVGELIQNQLRTGLARMERVVRERMTTQDVEAITPQSLINIRPVVAALKEFFGTSQLSQFMDQTNPIAGLTHKRRLSALGPGGLSRDRAGMEVRDVHPSHYGRMCPIETPEGPNIGLIGSLASYGRINPFGFVETPYRRVVKGVVTDEIDYLTADDEDRYVIAQANAPLDAKMKFVEERVLVRQKNGEVDAILAEEVDYMDVSPRQMVSVATALIPFLEHDDANRALMGANMQRQAVPLITSDSPLVGTGMEYRAAVDAGDVVVADNAGVVKEVSADAIETMNDDGTYQTYRLAKFRRSNQGTCINQRPLVKAGDRLEVGTPIADGPCTDDAEMALGTNLLVAFMPWQGHNYEDAIILSQRLVQEDVLTSIHIEEHEVDARDTKLGPEEITRDIPNVSEEGLADLDERGIIRIGAEVTTGDILVGKVTPKGETELTPEERLLRAIFGEKAREVRDTSMKVPHGESGTVIGVRVFDREDGDDLPPGVNQLVRVYVAQKRKISVGDKLAGRHGNKGVIAKILPIEDMPFMEDGTPVDVVLNPLGVPRRMNIGQILELHLGWLAKQGWDLNLSGEKGESDWKKRLISIGADQAAPNTKVATPVFDGAREDEITGLLGSTLPNRDGERMVKEDGKANLFDGRSGEPFPAPVAVGYMYILKLHHLVDDKIHARSTGPYSMITQQPLGGKAQFGGQRFGEMEVWAMEAYGAAYALQELLTIKSDDVPGRVKVYEAIVKGENIPDSGIPESFKVLVKEMQSLCLNVEVLSQDGSTIEMKDAEEDVFRAAEELGIDLSRREPSSVEEV
- a CDS encoding DNA-directed RNA polymerase subunit beta'; this translates as MLDVNFFDQLQIGLATADDIRTWSHGEVKKPETINYRTLKPERDGLFCEKIFGPTRDWECYCGKYKRVRFKGIICERCGVEVTRSKVRRERMGHIELAAPVTHIWYFKGVPSRLGYLLDLAPKDLEKVIYFAAYMITSVDEDARHRDMDSLENKVGLERERLEKRRDASVEDRAKKLEEDLATLEAEGAKADAKRKVRDGADREMNQLRDRANREIARLEEVWDTFKSLKVQDLLGDELLYREMKTWFGKYFEGHMGATAIQKRLQDFDIEAEVESLRDTIANGKGQRKVRALKRLKVVDAFRKTGNQPIGMVLDAVPVIPPDLRPMVQLDGGRFATSDLNDLYRRVINRNNRLKRLLDLGAPEIIVNNEKRMLQEAVDSLFDNGRRGRPVTGPGNRPLKSLSDMLKGKQGRFRQNLLGKRVDYSGRSVIVSGPQLKLHQCGLPKQMALELFKPFVMKRLVDLSHAQNIKSAKRMVERARPVVWDVLEEVITEHPVLLNRAPTLHRLGIQAFEPQLIEGKAIQIHPLVCGAFNADFDGDQMAVHLPLSAEAQAEARILMLSTNNILKPSDGRPVTMPSQDMIIGLFWLTTDREGEPGEGRVFSSPAEAIMAFDRREISLQSKISIRLTDVVPPLDLEVGSDWEERTALRLETTLGRVYFNDTLPADYPFVNEEVGKKRLGSIVNDLAERYTKVQVAASLDALKDAGFHWATRSGVTVSIDDVTTPDNKAEILGRYEAQAEKVQKNYERGVMTDDERRQELIELWTQAAAEVGRAMEANFDRANPIYMMVDSGASGNMNQIRQVAAMRGLVANPKGEIIPRPIKANFREGLTVLEYFIATHGARKGLADTALRTADSGYLTRRLVDVSQDVIIREDDCGTERGLPKRIDDEHVETSAYARSAAVEITHPETGEVLAAAGEDLGDVKIGELVAAGITEVKVRSVLTCDARTGTCAKCYGRSLATGKLVDIGEAVGIIAAQSIGEPGTQLTMRTFHTGGVASADDITQGLPRVVELFEARSPKGRTPIAESAGRVKIEETDKARVVVVTPDDGSEVQEIPVSKRSRLNVEDGDHIDVGHHITSGTPDPQDVLRILGVRKAQEHLVDEVQEVYRSQGVAIHDKHIEIIVRQMLRRVTVIESGDTNLLPSDLVDRVRFEEENRRVVSEGGKPASGRPVLMGITKASLATESWLSAASFQETTRVLTDAAINGRSDSLRGLKENVIIGKLIPAGTGLERYRNIRVEPTEEARAAAYSVTGYDSYDYDFGPSSQAVALDDFDFGSYQN
- a CDS encoding geranylgeranyl reductase family protein, which produces MTPPSSRPTSADVLVVGAGPAGSAAAAWAARAGLDVVLADAATFPRDKTCGDGLTPRAIGEMQRLGLEDWLRAHTVNQGLRAHGFGQTLLLPWPGGSLPDWGSAVARTELDDHLRTVAIKSGARAVDGARAVGVRREGDRVAAVELRDAEGTYEVACQWLVVADGVRSPLGKLLGREWHRDTVYAVAGRAYVDSELSDDPWISSHLELRDEEGALVSGYGWIFPLGDGTVNLGAGTLATSRRPAEVAIKPLMQTYADTIGADFGLSGELRMPTSALLPMGGAVSNVAGPNWALIGDAAACVNPLNGEGIDYGMETGRLVAEHLASGTGLGEAWRSTLVEHYGEAFSIARRLAGIATQPKVVSTLGPAGMRSDWLMTLALRWMGNLVDDADRDRAARVWRWAGRRSMARDARPPFA